The genomic region TCTCCAAAATGTCATGAATCCATAGCCAACACAGCCAAAACTATCAGAAAAACACAAAATGCAAAAGGGGTCTCAGAGATCAGTGAGAAGACTAACCAGTGGAGCTTGAACTCTATAACCCCTCGAAGACTGTACAGCGTTTGAGTCCATCAGAGAAGCACAATCTCATATAAATAAAGACAACACCTTTGAGTCCAAATCAGAAAGCTCAAAGCAAATCCTGGGGACCCAGATCGAGATTCGACTTCAATTCCTCGAATCTGATCCGAAATGGAGAAAAGCTTCAGTCTTTGGGTTGTGGGGTTTGGTTTTGGGGTTCAGTTGTGCAAATGCAAACAAAGAAGAGCAAGAAAGAGAGAGTCTTGCTGTACCAAATTAGACTCTGAACAATCACAAGACCAAAACTTGAGGGCACACATCTTCACTCTCTCTTTCTCTCTCTAGAAGACTTGCTATCTCTCTCTCTAAGAACTTGTGTACAGCTGGACCCCTTGGGCTTCACCAACTTCTGATTTTGTATTGTAATTTCTAAGAGTGTAGAGGCTGAAAAATTAAAAGAAAAAATATTATAAAGTGAAACATAGAGAAAGAGGGTAGGTTTGAGTTAGTTTGAGTTAGTTTGATTTTTGATTCAAGGCAAGGATAGAGATACAGTGATAGACAATAGCAGTTTCTAACCAAACTAATAATGAGCTTCACCTTTATTTTTGATTGTTTGTTTTAATGAGTCCACATATTCAATATTCAAGTTTGCATTATGTAAATTCAACTATTACGTTTTACATTTAATAACATATATTAAATCAGGGTCAGACTTAAAATTTAAAGATCTGAGGTGAGTTTTAAGAATGATGTTTGTTGCCTAATATTATTTGGTCTAGTGGCAAAAGTCTCTCTTTGTAAGTAAGAGGTCATGAGTTTGACTTATAGTATTGTAGCACATTAATTGTGCATTTTATCAGAAAAAAAAAATGATGTTTCTTAACAATCATACGAGAAAAAAGAATTAACAAAATTTGTGTATGCACTTTATGGTTTGCTTCTCAAAAAACAAGATTCAGTAAAGCAATCTAATTTCAACATAAAATGACAAAATAAAACAAAGTTCGGGTTTGTCAAGCAACATCAACATAGATAGACTGGAGCCTTGAAGTCTGGAGAGAGTGAGAGGGAGAGAGAACCAGAGAGACTAAAAAGTCTTTTGAGTGAGCTTTGAGAGAATTAGTCACAGAAGAGAGAATTTTGAGCAACCAAACCCTTTATCGTTCCAAGATAATTGATTCGCACGTTTTCAATTGTTGAGTTTCTCTGCACTTGTGACTGAAATTTATGAATGAGAAGAAGGAAAAATGAGATTTTTTTTTAAATTTATATAATTTATGTATATATGTTGTATATAAAAGGAATAAGCCCCAAGATTTGGTGCCTGAGGTTGTTGCTGCTCACTTCAGGCGGGCTTGATGTTGAGATGACACATATATTTTATTTTTTTATATAAAATGGTGGTTGAGTGAGCTGCCACTCCGGAGCTGTTCAGCAATTTAAGGTATGACCCCTCCTCAAGAGATGTTTTTCACAAGCTGGGGTTCAATTGAGATGGCACATATTACCCTAAGGGGAGATGGGGAGATGGAGAAAAAGAATTCTAACTTTTATTTTGGGTAAATAGTGAAAGAGAAGACGAAGAATAAGAGATGAAGAGTCATTACAAGCCAGTGCAAAAATCAAAAGAGATCTTGATCATAATAGAGACATATAGGCTGAATCAGAAACGGACATCCACACTTGATGCAAAAATGTTTACAGCTTACCATGGTGCAAGGTTTTGTCCTCGAAGACAGGGGCACCCTAGATGATGCCACCATCAAGGTGATTGAGGTCGAAATCTTGTTCGAGAAGTTCACCGAAAACTCTTAAGAACCTCAATTCATCTTGACTTTAAACTCATCACCGACGAGTCCTTCACTGGCAAGAAGCTCAAGATGCAGGCAAAATTATGCAGCCACAAGACCAATGCCGCCGTGCACGCCTCCTTGAGCCGGGTTTGCAACTTTGCATCATATATCTGAGTGTGTTATGAACTTAAGTCCCCGAATTAACGCACAAAACAGCTCAAAATAGTGATGGATGATTCGAGGACAAAGATGATATTATCATCTACATGTTATTAGGATACATTCTCCTCAACGAAGTTGTGGAACCAGATTGTGCAGCAAACCGCTCTTTCATTTCATCTAAAGCTTGAAGTGATGAAGACTTATACAATTTGGACCTTTCATGTTACTAACACCGACCCTTCTGGCTCATTTGCTCGCGTCAAAACTCAAAAGAGACTACCGAAAGAAAGCTACCGTTACATACACTTCATTTGTCAACGTTCTTCATTACTTGCTCCACTAACTGAAGGTCTGCTCTTCTCTTTTCCATTAACAACTTTGGGTGCAACGTATTTTCTTCAACTTTAGAACAACTTTGTGATAAAAAGTAGAGGCCGAGGACTTGAATCTATCAGACCAACGAAATAAGAATCCCTACTTCTATAGGTCCATTTGAGTTCAGGTTTGTGTGGTATGGAGAAAAACTAATGAAACATTACAAGATGGTAAGAATGCTTCGACCTTATATTGAGGTCAATCTTCATAAAAATAACTGTTTCAAGCTAAACAGTGGGTAACAGTTCTGCTCCAAAATGTGTCATGCTATTTGTAATATTCCAACTTCCAAAAAGAGCTTTGTATATTCATTTCAGTTATCACCAAAATATTACAAAAGCCCTATGACTGATGACCCAAATGAAGGAGGAAGAAAATGGCAGGTCTAGAACCTCACCAATATAACCCCAGATGCTGGGTTGAAAAGAACATGCCTATGAGATAAAAAGGATGCAGCCGAAAAGAAACCTCTCTCCACCTCTCTCACTACATACTCTACAACCCATCCAAATAACAAGCCAGAGTATAATCGTACAGAAAAATAAGCCAAAGGAATCCCTAATCTGTTAGTACTTTTAATCAACACCTACCAACATTACAGACCTATTCCTGTGGCATCAATACCAAACATATGACCCCCTCCTTCAAAACATTGTCAGAGTATTTCTAACAGTATAAAACATTCATGGCTTAAACCACTATAAAACGACATCACAAAAACAAAAATATGACACTGTAGAGAAGGAACATCTGCAATCATTACCTAGACACTGTAACTGCTCTTGAGAGTTAGGCCGTTAGTCCCATGCACTGGTTACCCCAGGACCACCATAACCTCCTCCTCCACTATAACCACCAGAACCACCATATCCTCCTCCTGCATTATACCCACCAGAACCGCCATATCCGCCACCTCCTCCTCCACCACTATAGGAATCCCTTCGGAAGTCACGGCCACCAAACCGGCCTCCCCCAGAACGGCGGTTCCTCCCACCACCATAAGAAGATCGAGCTGCATACCGTGACAACCAAGCAGGTACTTCTTGATTTGATTCTGTCATCAAATCTGCTAGAGACTTGGCCAGTGATGAATTGTTCTCATTAAAAAAGGCAGTAGCTAGACCAGATTTCCCAGCTCGACCAGTACGACCAATGCGGTGAACATAATCATCAATGTCATTTGGAAGATCAAAGTTGACAACATGAGCAACGTGAGGAATATCAAGCCCACGTGCAGCAACATCAGTAGCCACCAAAATTGGAGTATTGCCGCTCTTAAAAGACCTCAATGCTTGTTCTCTTTCCTGCAGACCAATACAAATATATAAATACAATACCAAAAAGATGTATAGAGTAACGCAACACAGCAGTAATCTAAACACAGCACCATTTCTTATTTACTACGGCCTCACGCCATGCAATACATAAGATGCACAGCACACTTCAAGACCATTAGACCTTCCGCTAAACCCAATTTAGTCTATCCTTAGTTAGACTCTCGAAACCAGCTTATCACTCCATTATGATATCAACATTAACAGAAAAATGATTTTATATAACAGCACAGTACATACTTGACAACAAGAAACTCAACCAACACGACTCGTGTGACAAGGCTCCCCAGAAATAAAAGGAATGGCACACAAGCAGAAAGCACGCACCCAAAGACACATAAAATCAATATTATTTTCTTCTCAACCTGTTATGGACGTAACCTACTTTTAGAATGAAGGAGTTCTGGCAACATGCTACTTAGGAAAAAGGATTCTCTACCTCGCTTCCCATGCATGACCAACCCGCTAACTCAGCAAGTAATGGTCAAGTTTATCAACTTAAATGTTCTCACAGCATACTACTTGTGAGCCTTGATAACAGCAATTACCCAGCCACACAAATGTCACTAGAAGGGAGAAAAAAAGAACTTGGCATCACAGAACAGATAGAAAAGCCAACTTACCTGCTGTGTTCTGTCACCATGAATAGTAGTCGCAGGAAAACCGTTCATACACAACCAGTGTTCCAGGGAATCAGCTCCCTTCTTTGTCTCCACAAAAACTAATGTCAGAGCTTGCTGCAAACAAAAATTATGAAAGTGAGTAGAGAAAAAAAACAACTCCTAATCCCAGCCAAACCATTTGAAAAGATTAATTGAAATATGTTTCTTGAGAATACCTTTCCCTGTGTACCATTGGCCCTTTGAGCATGCAGAAGGTCCATGAGGTGACTTCTTTTATCAGACTCGTGAACAAATTCCACTCGTTGGACAATCAAATCAGTACTAGAACCCACCCTTCCGACAGCCAGAAAGATATACTTTGCAAGAAAATCAGAGGCCAGTCTCTGCACGCCATCCACATATATCAAATTAAACACGACTTATTCTTCAGAATATTGTAACAGAGATAAGACATAAGAAGACACAAATTTCTTTTTTCATAGCACGAATTCATCTAGAAATCCCTCGAGTCCAAGGCCAGAGTAACTTGAGACAAGTTTCAACAATGATATTATTTTGAATCAGAGAGAAGAGAGTTTATTGCTGGTATGATCGCATCCAAAAGATTGATGGATGCGATTCGAACTCCGGTGGGATTAAAACAAAATATCTACGATATTTGAAGCTGAGTTCCCAATTGTTTAAAAACAGATCTAAATGGCCTTTTTTTCATTTCCCTTTTAAACATTGTGTCAGAAAGGCTGTGCAACATCTATTTACACATCAAAAAAATGTCCAAGTCAAGGAATCCACTTCAAAATTTAAAGCCAATTATAAAAATTTCAAATGATGAGTCATTATCAAAACATAAACAATTGCCATATCTATATATGGACATACTCCAATTTAACATTTGCGAGAAAAATACCTGTATTTCTTTAGGAAAAGTGGCACTGAACAGCATAGTTTGTCGCACACCTGGTGGAGGCATGTCCATCTGTTCCACAATTTTCCTTATTTGTGGTTCAAACCCCATGTCCAGCATTCGATCAGCCTCATCAAGAGCTAAATACCTAATATTCTGCAATGAGACTCTAGCTCTTTCCAGCAAATCCACCAATCTTCCAGGAGTTGCCACAAGAATATCAACACCTCTTTCCAGTTCGCGCAGCTGTCCAAAAGTACATCATCAAAGTCTGCTATATATCTCAAAAATAAAATTCTTATGCAAGTACAACAATGGATTTTGTCCAGATCACAGGGAACAAGTCAACTGCCAAGCACATATGCAAGGGAATCACCAGTACTGTAACAAAGAGAATATAAAAAATTTCCTAGCTGCGTTATAAATCTATTTACAAATAGAAAACAGAAACTGGTATAAATTAAGGAAACAGGATTTAGCTAAATTCTAATAGAGATGGCCTGGAAAACCAAAACTTCTGCTGCTTCTTTTTCATAATGTTCAAATAAGATGAGAAAAACAACATGCCCTTTCAATTTACTTGATAAAAGAAGAAAAAGGAAGGGCTCCTTGTGAACGAGAGCTTGCACAAAATGCAATCTTAAAAGCTGCAAATAACAGTTTCAGGATTCCTATCAACTCTAAGACCGATTCATGCTCATAAAGATCCTCAGTGACCAGGCAAAACACACCTAGACGTTCTCCATGTGGTTTGTCCAAACACAAAATGTGTTAACAAAAGTTAGCTACATCCTCCACAAGTTGTCAACGGTAAGAATAAGCAGTAATTTGTTAACCGTAGCAATAGTGATTATCGGCAGAGAACTTGCACCCAGTAAGCATTGAAGCCTCTCAAGTAGAAGGAAAATAAAAGGCAAACATAAAAACTCAAAAACTATGTCCAAAGCTTGACAATCGAGATTAAGATTCTTATGCTAGGTCACCAATACCAGTGTTTTTTAGACAATAGATAAAACCTAGAGACAGAAAGAGTATAGAATCGGCATTGAAATGAAATTGCAAGTATATAAAACCACAGATAAACCTGTAAGCTTTGTGACTTTAAAGTCTATTTATAAATAAACTGATGCACTATGTCAATAACAAAGCAATACATTAAGTCATGAAGACAAAAGACATTTCAGCTTAAACGGGGGGTGAAGACCAAAATATACAGATATAGTGAGAAAACCTGTTGATGAATTGGAGCTCCTCCATAAGCAACAACAGCTCTGACACCAGTTTGATATGAAAATTTCTTAGCTTCCTCGTGTATCTGGAACACAAGAGATTTCAGTTCTCCTGACAACATGCACTGCTGGAAAATGTTAGGGAAGATAAAGGTACTAAAACCTACTTGAGAAGAAAGCTCCCTAGTAGGAGATAAAATGAGAGCAAGTGGGCAGGCTGTATGAGAACGGGGCGGTCTCTGTGGAGGTTGTCCCTTCATAATTCCACTAATGATAGGGAAACAGAAAGCAGCTGTCTTTCCAGAACCCGTTTGGGCACATGCCATCAAGTCCCGACCAGCAAGGGAGATCGGAATGGCGTGCCGCTGCACAGGTGTCGGTTTCACATATTTGCACCTCTGAATATTTTTATTAAGTGCGTCACCCAAGTCAATCTCTGCAAATGTATTCACAGGGGGTGGAACATTGTCACCACTAGTCTCAACAGGAATGTCTTCATAGGCATCAAAGTTAATGCCACTGTTCTCCTGCTCACTAAACGGCACCTCTGTTTCGTCATCATCTTCAAAGGGATTCACTTCCCTGTCCCTCCCGCCACCCCAACCACCGCGGCTTCCACCCCAACCACTGCGGCCTCCACCTCCACCACCAGCACTCCCTCCATACCCCCGACCACCACCACCACCCCAACGAGATCCACCACCATACCCGCCACGATCATTCCCCGCAGGTGCATTAAATGCCGGAGCAGGTGCATCCAACGAAGGCGGAGGACGGTTCCGAAGGTGCGGCGGGACATAGGTGGACCGAGACGCAGCCCCAGCAGCGGGAGCGCCACCGGCAGCGCTGTTAGCAGAAGATCCAGAACCTACATTCTCAGCTGCAGAATTTGCAGCTAAATCTGCCCATGAAGCTCGCATAGTCGATTCAAACTACAACCGAAAAATCCTCACTCACAACTCCAAACACTTCCGAAATTCAACCAAAAACGAAAAATCAATCTCTCGAGTCCAAACGAAATCGAAATCGAAATCGAAATCAAAACAAAACCTGAACAAAGCAAACACAGCCGAATAATCAATACATAATCATGAAAACAAACTCAAAATCGCAAACAAACAGCAATGCACTACAGACCTAAAAATCGAAACTCATTCCCTCGGTTTCGACACGAATTCAATCACAAATTCAATCACGGCAAGCAAAACCTAAACCTAATCACAGGAAATAGAAGAAGAACAATCGCCGATCTATATATACACACATACAAAAGCAGAAACAAGGAACCGAAAGATGCTAATGCAATAGAGATAGATATAGAGAGATATAGAGAGAGAGATGAAGAAGCAGAGTAGGAGAGAGAAAGAGAGAGGAGATATAGAGAGGGAGAGATAGGAGGCGACCTGCGCGGATGAGAAGAAACCCTGAGGAAGCGGACGCGACGGAGAATGAGAAATAAGATCTTTGAGAGAGAAACCCTAATAATATTATGAGAGAGGAGAGACAAGAGGCAGCGTTTTAAGGCCTAACAAAAATATCTCTCTTTCTCTTTTGAGTCTTTTCTCTCTATATTTGATTTTTCTTTTTCTTTTTGGAAAAATGAAAAAGGTGCGAAGATGGTTCACGCAAAATTCATATTGCGGCTGGTTGGCGTGAGAAAGCTTAGAATGAGAGGTCTTGATATTCTTTCCCTTTACATCCTTCTCTCGATCTCTATCACCCATAATTCATGGTGTTTTACTGTTATCAAGTTACAATCAATCAAATATGACGAGATGGGCTTGATCTCGATATGTAGACTTGTGAGTCTTATCAATCCTAGTTAGGTGACAAGTTTCTTATTTAGTCAAATAGTCGAAACTTTCTAATTGTAAAATGAAACTAAGTGTCATCAAATTTATTTTTCTGTAGCAAAATTATAGGAAAAAATGTCTTATGACATTGAGTTTCGCTAAATGGTCCCAATATTCCTCTTTTTCTCTTTTTTCTTCTTTTAATTCCACCACTAATATGTAAAGTTGTTAGGTCTTTCATTGTCTTGTTAATATTCACAAGCTTTCCAACATCTTTACATGCTATACCTAGGGCAGAAAGCAGCTTATTGGATGGTTCAATATTGATGAATCAAATCACTAGGGACACAAATCGCCAACAACTTAATTATTTGTCTTTGTTGGTTTATGTCGCAGTAATTTGTATGAAATTGTTGAGAATATCCCACATGGAAAAAACAGAAAGGGCAACATAAATTTGTCTATGAGTAAGAGTTTGGATCATTCTATCAATTGACAGCAGGTTCTAGATGTGAACACCACATTTTATCATGATTTTTACAACGAGTTACTCACATAACCCACATAGCACATCTAACGGGCACAACGACTCGATGTTGCCAACAGTTGTCCACATGTATGGCTTAAACTTTGCCACATGTACGGTCGTGTGCTAAGAATATATACATAACGTATGAAAAACTGAAGGAAAAAAAAAGAACTTGCTTAAGAGTAAACAAGGGTTAGGTCACTCCAACCATTACCGGTTAGTCTTGGATATAAAGTTCATATTACTTTATCGAATTTGGCTTCTCTGCTTGGATTTATATTGATTAGATTTATTTGGATGACTTCTGACCATTGGATTGAGTACAATCTAAGACCATCATGTCATCCTTACTACATCTAATAGTTATAAGACATCCAAGCAAATCCAAGCAGAGAATCTGGATCATATTTTATCATGATGAGGAATTAAAAGATTAACAAAATCCAAAAAAAAAAAAACCCTAAGTCTCCTAGAAAGCGAGAGCGACATTAAGCATCCCAAACCTGTCCGGCGACATGCCTTTTCGTCGTCGTCAGGCGGGTCCTAATTGATCCATTGTGGGTCTGATCTCAACCAGGCTCTTCATTAGTTCGGGGAGTCGTGGTGGCCAGGTGGGAGAAGAGGGAGATGGAGACTGGTTTTGATGGCTGCGGGTTCGGGGATTTCCTCTATGGCTATGATCGGCAGTTGAGCTAAGGAGTGAACCAGTTGGAAGATGTTGGTAGCGATGTCGCCGTCAATATGTTGTTGTGGTTTGACCTGATCTGGGATTAGAGATCTAGATCATAGATTGGAAAACTACGGTGGTGGTGAGGCTTGGTTTGGTCATGCTAGCGTAGGCTGGCGTGGCTACGAAGGCAAAGGATGGGTGACGGTTTGACGGAGCAGCGGAGCAGAGCAGGTGGTGGTGAATTGCCGGCGATAGTGGAGCAGGTTTGGGCCGGGTCGGGCTGAAGGTTGGTCTCTCTGTCTTGCTGGGTTGAGCCTTGGGCTCTGGGTGGGGCCTAATTTTTTTGGGTCCATTCTGGGCTTGGGTCAACTTTTTCCCTTGTTTTTTTCTAGTTGTTTTTCTAGCTTTTTCTAAGCCTATTGTTTTAGGCCTCTAAGCCTTTTCAGGCCTCTAGGGTTTTAAATTAGTTTTTTACTAGTTTATTTCCAATAATTTTCTTATGTAGGTTTCTAGGAATTTAGGTAGGTTTTGATGCCTACAAATTATGATGTTTATTTTACATCTAGACAGTTAACACTTTTTGTCGTACCTTAATTGAGCGCCTTGGCGACGGAAATTTTCATGCAAAATTATCTCTATGTAAGGCTAGATTATAGCTTGTTAGGCTCATCATCGATGAGCAATAATATACAATATAATAATATGTGAATCACCTCAATTTATTGAGGTCTATATCGGTGTCATTCTGGTTGCGATTATTAATATATTAGTTTATAAGCCTGTCTTTGCTTCAAAAAAAAAAATTATGAATTTGATTCATTATCTTAAAATAAAACATGGGATATGACAATAATGGCACGCATTTTCTTTCCAAGCCTCGCTTAAGTGAAACAAATGTGTCCTAAAATGTGTATTTTGAGTGTATTGTAACTACATATCGAGAGTTAAAAATATTTTCAAGTATGACTTATAAGTCTTAGATTAACTCGTAATTTCATTAAGGATGATATGTATTCAACAAAAATTTTAAGAAATTCAACAAATCTCATAACAGTAGAAGGAAACCCTTGTAAGAATGAGGACGCTTGCCCTTGCATAGGAAGAACTTTTGTACGAATCTTACTTCAAGCTTCCAAAAGGAAGCCTTATTTTTTTTTATATTTGCCACGACATCCTCAATAGCTCATGTATGCACCACGATGTCATAAGGTCTTTCTTAAAGTCCCAATGATCTAGCTGTAAATTTGCTACTGAATCTGAAAAGCTTGATTGGAGTCCCTTATGTTCATCAACCAGAGTAAGTGCATTAAAGAGTCTCAGTTTTCTTTTATTTGATTGGAGTGATAGTTGATTGGTTGGGCACAACTAGAGTAAGTGCATCTAGGAATGAAGGGGTCAGATTAAGCACACCTTCATTCTTGTTGTACTATCACCTTCAACTGATCAAGGTCAGTCACCATAGGAATGAAGGTGTGCTGCCTCTAAGCGATTCCCAGCGCTTTGATCTAATTAGAAAAAGGGAGCTAGGGACATGGGTTATGGGCCATTGGAACATTGCTTACCTTTGTGCCTAGCTAAGCTGCCTATGTCTTTCCCACTTTTCTTCTTGGTTTAGGTTTGCTTTGGGCTTTGTCTTTCCCACAACAGTGCAAGACTATATATGCTATTGTGGATTGACGTTGTGGTTATTGCATGTTGTGGTTATCAAAATTACGGACAATCGCTTAGTCTTTAATCTATGAAATATCTATAAATAGGGAGGAGTTGAAGATTTTTCCATTAATGGTTTATTACACCAACTTTTCAATAACATTTTTACATCTCAACAGTTTAGTTTTTAGGTCTATATAAGTAGAGCACTTAAACAAATTTTCGGCCAAATTGGTCTATATAAGGAATCTAACTAAATCAAATAAATGAATGATTCAAATTTATCAAACATGACCCGTTTAAGTTTATAATTGGTAAATCACATTTATAAATGCCTTAATGATTTTCAAGTTGGATGAAAATTTGTAGAGATAATCTACTCATATATATTTACAAACTAGACGGTCAAAATGTGATATATCTACTCATATATCTAAGAGAAATTCGTCTAAATGGTATATGAACTTTTGCTATTTATAAACTTTGGTATATCAAGTTTTGAAAATATCAAAACGGTATCTCATGTTTCCAT from Fragaria vesca subsp. vesca linkage group LG3, FraVesHawaii_1.0, whole genome shotgun sequence harbors:
- the LOC101303788 gene encoding DEAD-box ATP-dependent RNA helicase 37-like, with the translated sequence MRASWADLAANSAAENVGSGSSANSAAGGAPAAGAASRSTYVPPHLRNRPPPSLDAPAPAFNAPAGNDRGGYGGGSRWGGGGGRGYGGSAGGGGGGRSGWGGSRGGWGGGRDREVNPFEDDDETEVPFSEQENSGINFDAYEDIPVETSGDNVPPPVNTFAEIDLGDALNKNIQRCKYVKPTPVQRHAIPISLAGRDLMACAQTGSGKTAAFCFPIISGIMKGQPPQRPPRSHTACPLALILSPTRELSSQIHEEAKKFSYQTGVRAVVAYGGAPIHQQLRELERGVDILVATPGRLVDLLERARVSLQNIRYLALDEADRMLDMGFEPQIRKIVEQMDMPPPGVRQTMLFSATFPKEIQRLASDFLAKYIFLAVGRVGSSTDLIVQRVEFVHESDKRSHLMDLLHAQRANGTQGKQALTLVFVETKKGADSLEHWLCMNGFPATTIHGDRTQQEREQALRSFKSGNTPILVATDVAARGLDIPHVAHVVNFDLPNDIDDYVHRIGRTGRAGKSGLATAFFNENNSSLAKSLADLMTESNQEVPAWLSRYAARSSYGGGRNRRSGGGRFGGRDFRRDSYSGGGGGGGYGGSGGYNAGGGYGGSGGYSGGGGYGGPGVTSAWD